One stretch of Chryseobacterium fluminis DNA includes these proteins:
- a CDS encoding SIMPL domain-containing protein (The SIMPL domain is named for its presence in mouse protein SIMPL (signalling molecule that associates with mouse pelle-like kinase). Bacterial member BP26, from Brucella, was shown to assemble into a channel-like structure, while YggE from E. coli has been associated with resistance to oxidative stress.), whose translation MNYRNQVQYSDSNINIGTPAVNPVINENIISVKALANIKAEQYVAIFSITQVGGSAEEVNDLIDQRINTSLAGIKTMKGVEAYIDMISFVPVYQYNVEKKIFSKKTYNEVPAGFELKKNIHIRFTDPSQMNEFISVLSKNEIYDLVRVDYFSTTIEAVRKELMNKAKAALQEKVKNFESLLGESFTTATKNISDGYRVSLPTEMYKSYEAYNSSSMALSKFSNISQANKSTTSYYQPILDKEFDFVINPVIHEPVIQVMYEVKLTISREKEKEKDKNSKTNPLENKEINHYILVTPTGEVKNLNLLAKP comes from the coding sequence ATGAATTACAGAAATCAGGTTCAGTATTCTGACAGCAATATTAATATAGGAACTCCCGCCGTAAATCCAGTCATCAATGAAAATATAATCAGTGTAAAAGCATTGGCCAATATAAAAGCCGAGCAGTATGTGGCTATTTTCAGTATAACGCAGGTAGGAGGAAGTGCTGAAGAAGTTAATGATTTAATTGATCAGCGCATTAATACTTCACTGGCCGGAATAAAAACAATGAAAGGTGTCGAAGCGTATATTGATATGATCTCTTTTGTTCCCGTTTATCAGTATAATGTGGAGAAGAAAATATTCAGTAAAAAAACATATAATGAAGTTCCGGCTGGATTTGAACTGAAGAAAAACATACACATCCGGTTTACGGATCCTTCCCAGATGAATGAATTTATTTCTGTTTTATCCAAAAATGAAATTTATGATCTTGTACGGGTAGATTATTTTTCAACAACGATTGAAGCGGTCAGAAAAGAGCTGATGAACAAAGCAAAAGCTGCTCTTCAGGAAAAAGTAAAAAATTTTGAATCCCTGCTTGGCGAAAGCTTTACTACAGCAACGAAAAATATCAGTGACGGGTACCGGGTTTCACTTCCCACAGAGATGTACAAATCTTATGAAGCCTACAACAGTTCATCCATGGCACTGAGCAAATTTTCAAATATAAGCCAGGCTAATAAATCTACCACTTCTTATTACCAGCCGATTTTAGATAAAGAATTTGATTTTGTCATTAATCCTGTGATTCATGAACCTGTTATCCAGGTGATGTATGAAGTAAAACTCACGATCAGCAGAGAAAAAGAGAAGGAAAAAGACAAAAATTCAAAAACAAACCCTTTGGAAAATAAAGAAATCAACCATTATATCCTGGTCACTCCGACCGGAGAAGTGAAGAATTTAAACCTCCTCGCAAAACCTTAA
- a CDS encoding tetratricopeptide repeat-containing sensor histidine kinase translates to MINLITAANIARKAAGKYLNLVKTAFHLVNSSWAVWIYAYLCFMKMLQLFVIVLFFLFVDNLYSQTRNDVVYDVQIQSKKLKTAVDSKNESAQADSYFRIGETFFNDGNFSKSEEYYTRAKNIYEKLNDKSNIEKVSRKLARSQENQNKIAPAISNYSRAAEINYSEKGKTINSNDAARLSSASKEVKTEAIQSNIEISKKENNKADLAAGYSQMAEVNIQEKNIPKAEENLKNAYKISKAEAPQQALEISQKLTDFYVKNKKFDKAIETKEKVLKENFVQEDSRENVNQIQELADIYIKKNDPEEAIGLLKNAYGIALQKGHTLEAQKSVKRLDSLYALSQNTDASVRLYRDFLGKLPELVSKDKSLVDQKILEDTEERISQLEKERSLKDELLRKKNVFNYSLIGVLAVLSVLVIFIFRTLKKVQVKNKKIALQSLRREMNPHFIFNSLNSVNHFIATNNELEANLYLTRFSKLMRGVMENSTEDFIPFQQELDLLQNYLALEKTRFADKFDYEIIFDEDLNIQSLKVPGMLIQPFLENAIWHGLRYRTTKGFLKLIFEKDRQHLKITIEDNGIGIKESKKQKTTHQKSREGRGMKNTLERIQLLNDLYKNDIMCTINDKENNKGVEVTIRISLTSEK, encoded by the coding sequence ATGATTAATTTAATTACAGCCGCAAACATAGCCCGGAAAGCAGCCGGAAAATATCTGAACTTGGTGAAAACAGCTTTTCACTTGGTGAATAGTTCTTGGGCAGTCTGGATATATGCATATCTTTGTTTTATGAAAATGCTCCAGCTTTTTGTGATCGTTCTGTTCTTCCTTTTTGTGGATAATTTATATTCTCAGACCAGAAATGACGTGGTGTATGATGTTCAGATACAGTCTAAAAAACTGAAAACAGCCGTTGACAGCAAAAATGAGTCTGCTCAGGCCGATTCCTATTTCCGGATCGGGGAAACATTTTTTAATGACGGAAACTTTTCTAAAAGTGAAGAATATTATACCCGTGCTAAGAACATCTACGAAAAACTGAATGATAAATCCAATATCGAAAAAGTTAGCCGGAAACTGGCCCGGTCTCAGGAAAATCAAAATAAAATAGCACCTGCGATCAGCAATTACAGCCGGGCAGCAGAAATCAATTACTCCGAAAAAGGCAAAACCATTAATTCCAACGACGCAGCAAGACTCTCTTCAGCTTCTAAAGAGGTAAAAACGGAGGCAATTCAGAGTAATATCGAAATCAGTAAGAAAGAGAACAATAAAGCTGATCTTGCAGCAGGTTACAGCCAGATGGCAGAGGTTAACATTCAGGAAAAAAATATTCCGAAAGCAGAAGAAAACTTAAAAAATGCCTATAAGATTTCCAAAGCAGAAGCGCCACAGCAGGCTTTGGAGATTAGTCAGAAATTGACGGATTTTTATGTCAAGAACAAAAAGTTTGACAAAGCCATAGAAACTAAAGAGAAGGTACTGAAAGAGAATTTTGTGCAGGAAGATTCCCGGGAAAATGTCAATCAGATTCAGGAACTGGCAGATATTTACATTAAAAAAAATGATCCTGAAGAAGCCATCGGTTTACTGAAGAATGCATACGGAATTGCTTTACAGAAAGGACACACCCTGGAAGCGCAGAAAAGTGTTAAAAGACTTGACAGCCTTTACGCTCTTTCACAGAATACAGACGCTTCAGTGAGACTGTACCGTGATTTTCTCGGAAAACTGCCGGAATTGGTGTCAAAAGATAAAAGCCTGGTAGACCAGAAGATTCTGGAAGATACCGAAGAGAGAATTTCACAACTGGAAAAAGAAAGGTCGCTGAAAGACGAGCTTCTCCGGAAAAAGAATGTTTTCAACTACAGTTTAATCGGAGTTTTGGCCGTCTTATCGGTTTTGGTCATCTTTATTTTCAGGACATTAAAAAAAGTTCAGGTCAAAAATAAAAAGATCGCTTTACAGTCTCTACGCCGGGAGATGAATCCTCATTTTATTTTTAACAGCTTAAACAGTGTTAATCATTTTATTGCTACGAATAATGAGCTCGAGGCGAATCTGTATTTAACGAGATTTTCAAAATTAATGCGTGGCGTAATGGAGAACTCTACCGAGGATTTTATACCGTTTCAGCAGGAACTGGATCTGCTTCAGAATTATCTGGCCCTTGAAAAAACACGGTTTGCAGATAAATTCGATTACGAAATTATATTTGATGAAGACCTGAATATACAGAGTTTAAAAGTTCCCGGAATGTTGATACAGCCGTTTCTGGAAAATGCGATCTGGCACGGACTCCGGTACAGAACAACCAAAGGCTTTTTAAAATTAATCTTTGAAAAAGACCGTCAGCATCTGAAGATTACCATTGAAGACAACGGTATAGGAATTAAAGAAAGTAAGAAACAGAAAACCACTCATCAGAAAAGCAGGGAAGGCCGCGGTATGAAAAATACACTGGAACGTATTCAGCTGCTGAATGATTTGTATAAAAATGATATTATGTGCACGATCAATGACAAAGAAAACAATAAAGGAGTGGAAGTGACGATCAGAATCAGTTTGACATCAGAAAAATAG
- a CDS encoding LytR/AlgR family response regulator transcription factor, which translates to MKIRSVIVDDEFIARDVLRNYLTKYCPQIEIIGEAENIKEAVPLITEKQPQLVFLDVEMPFGNAFDVLEATKEFSYETIFITAFSQYSLQALNKSASYYILKPIDIQELILAVNKVAESIESKEELNRNKILLENLKLKPEKQQLILPTLQGFDVVKTEDILRLQADGNFTQVYLTDGSKKMVCRFLKHFDDLLENPFVRVHRSHIINTNFVKSYHKSGTATLSDSTEIEISGSFKDHFLKIFS; encoded by the coding sequence ATGAAGATACGATCCGTAATTGTAGATGATGAATTCATTGCCCGGGATGTTCTGAGGAACTATCTTACCAAATACTGTCCGCAGATTGAAATTATAGGGGAAGCGGAAAATATAAAGGAAGCCGTCCCATTAATTACCGAAAAGCAGCCGCAGCTGGTATTTCTGGATGTTGAAATGCCGTTTGGAAATGCTTTTGATGTATTGGAAGCGACAAAAGAATTTTCTTATGAAACAATTTTTATCACGGCATTTTCACAATACTCTCTACAGGCACTGAATAAGTCTGCAAGTTATTATATTCTGAAGCCTATTGATATCCAGGAGCTGATCTTGGCAGTAAATAAAGTGGCTGAAAGCATTGAAAGTAAAGAAGAACTGAACCGCAATAAAATTCTTCTGGAAAATTTAAAATTAAAACCTGAAAAACAACAACTGATATTGCCGACTTTGCAGGGTTTCGATGTGGTAAAGACAGAAGATATTCTAAGGCTGCAGGCTGACGGGAACTTTACACAGGTTTATCTTACCGATGGCTCTAAGAAAATGGTCTGCAGGTTTTTAAAACATTTTGATGACCTGCTGGAAAATCCCTTTGTAAGAGTTCACCGTTCCCATATTATCAATACCAATTTTGTGAAATCATATCATAAAAGCGGAACAGCCACTCTTTCCGACAGCACGGAAATCGAAATTTCCGGAAGTTTTAAAGACCATTTTTTAAAGATTTTTTCTTAA
- a CDS encoding lipocalin family protein, whose product MNTFKKIAIPVTLGVLGLMILNSCSVGIPKGAVAVSNFNADKYLGQWYEIARFDYKFERDMDNVTATYSLNPDGTIKVQNRGYNYVKKEWKESVGEAKFVNEKTEARLKVSFFKPIWAGYNVIDIDENYQYALVVGNSLKYIWILSRNPEIPESIKQRFLEKAKNIGYNTDELIWVKHNQ is encoded by the coding sequence ATGAATACTTTTAAAAAAATTGCCATTCCTGTCACCTTGGGTGTTTTAGGATTAATGATTTTAAATTCCTGTTCGGTAGGTATTCCTAAAGGAGCAGTAGCCGTCAGTAACTTTAATGCAGATAAATATCTGGGCCAATGGTACGAAATTGCCCGTTTCGATTATAAATTTGAAAGAGATATGGATAATGTCACCGCTACGTATTCATTAAATCCTGACGGAACAATTAAAGTACAGAACAGGGGATATAATTATGTAAAAAAAGAATGGAAAGAGTCCGTTGGCGAGGCTAAATTTGTCAATGAAAAAACCGAAGCCCGGTTAAAGGTTTCATTTTTTAAACCCATCTGGGCAGGATATAATGTGATTGATATTGATGAGAATTATCAATATGCCCTGGTCGTAGGAAATAGCCTGAAATATATCTGGATCTTATCCAGAAACCCTGAAATTCCGGAAAGCATCAAACAGAGATTCCTGGAAAAAGCAAAAAATATAGGATACAATACAGATGAACTGATCTGGGTAAAACACAATCAATAG
- a CDS encoding DUF7832 domain-containing protein gives MTKYDDASWHYSGDFPGELPIKNGATHTGMFLNWCIANGFISDEMKEDAEEGIEKLKRRDITGAEFVMDFCDGKFSEYDLNDLGNSFAQDYYADDTEFGNKFSSFADDYINLFDAKAEEKDFEYETFYHIEDTWENYDLMKQMIDHRFQEWKEYKAQMLN, from the coding sequence ATGACGAAATATGATGATGCCTCATGGCACTACAGTGGAGATTTTCCCGGCGAACTTCCGATAAAAAATGGTGCAACTCATACCGGAATGTTTCTCAACTGGTGTATTGCCAACGGGTTTATTTCTGATGAGATGAAAGAGGATGCTGAAGAAGGAATTGAAAAACTAAAAAGAAGAGACATTACCGGGGCAGAATTTGTAATGGACTTCTGCGATGGAAAATTTTCTGAATATGATCTGAATGACCTGGGAAACAGCTTTGCCCAAGATTATTATGCTGATGACACTGAATTCGGAAATAAATTCAGTTCTTTTGCGGACGATTACATCAATCTTTTTGACGCCAAAGCAGAAGAAAAGGACTTTGAATACGAGACATTTTACCATATTGAAGATACTTGGGAAAACTACGATCTCATGAAACAGATGATTGATCACCGCTTTCAGGAATGGAAGGAATATAAAGCGCAGATGCTGAATTAA
- a CDS encoding CinA family nicotinamide mononucleotide deamidase-related protein encodes MENAVLITIGDEILSGNTVDTNSNFIATELKNIGIKVSQILTISDEIETIKNTLESALATGDLIITTGGLGPTRDDKTKKAIAEFFHDEIALDEATFNHLKAYMEKRGRLEILERNREQAFVPTKSTVFQNHFGTAPCMMMEQDGKLLFSLPGVPYEVKPLIKDQIIPYLKEKFNLSYISTRIVSVVGIPESILADTIESWELALPGNLALSYLPVGTRVKLRLTASGEDESILQKLLETEIQKLFPIIGDHIFATSEDKIDKILGEILNERKMTVSTAESCTGGELARMITSNSGSSKYFLGGVVPYATEKKIKILKVKKETVDEFTVVSEQVATEMAKGCQDLFGTDISLSTTGVAGPGKGEDGNEIGTVFYTIRVHDKEVTSKLYMPHLERQDFMYFVSQKIIQDLVGILIGK; translated from the coding sequence ATGGAAAATGCCGTTTTAATTACAATTGGTGATGAGATCCTTTCCGGAAACACGGTGGATACCAATTCTAATTTTATTGCCACTGAACTCAAGAATATCGGAATAAAAGTTTCTCAGATTTTAACCATTTCAGATGAAATTGAAACCATAAAAAATACGCTGGAATCTGCCCTTGCAACAGGTGACCTGATCATTACAACGGGCGGTTTGGGGCCTACCAGAGATGATAAAACAAAAAAAGCCATCGCTGAATTTTTTCATGATGAAATTGCACTGGATGAGGCTACTTTTAATCATCTGAAAGCTTATATGGAAAAACGGGGAAGATTGGAAATCCTGGAAAGGAACCGTGAGCAGGCTTTTGTGCCTACGAAGTCTACGGTATTTCAAAATCATTTCGGGACCGCACCCTGTATGATGATGGAGCAGGACGGGAAACTCCTGTTTAGTCTCCCGGGGGTGCCGTATGAAGTGAAACCGCTGATAAAAGATCAGATTATTCCCTATTTAAAAGAAAAATTTAACCTCAGTTATATTTCAACAAGAATTGTTTCTGTAGTAGGAATTCCTGAAAGTATTCTGGCAGATACGATTGAAAGCTGGGAACTGGCCTTACCCGGAAACCTGGCCCTGTCTTATCTTCCGGTGGGAACGCGTGTCAAGCTGCGGTTAACGGCAAGTGGAGAGGACGAAAGCATTTTGCAGAAACTGTTGGAAACAGAAATCCAGAAGCTGTTTCCCATCATTGGTGATCATATTTTTGCAACTTCTGAAGATAAAATAGATAAAATTCTCGGCGAGATCCTGAACGAAAGAAAAATGACTGTTTCTACCGCAGAAAGCTGTACAGGCGGGGAACTCGCGAGAATGATCACCTCAAATTCCGGAAGTTCAAAATATTTTTTAGGAGGTGTCGTTCCTTATGCTACGGAAAAGAAAATTAAGATTTTAAAAGTAAAAAAAGAAACTGTAGACGAATTTACCGTAGTCAGCGAGCAGGTGGCAACGGAAATGGCAAAAGGATGCCAGGATCTCTTCGGAACAGATATCTCGTTATCTACCACAGGAGTGGCGGGGCCCGGAAAAGGCGAGGACGGAAACGAGATCGGAACTGTTTTCTACACCATAAGAGTTCACGACAAAGAAGTTACTTCAAAATTATATATGCCTCATCTGGAAAGACAGGATTTTATGTATTTCGTCTCTCAGAAAATCATTCAGGATCTGGTTGGGATTTTAATCGGTAAATAA
- a CDS encoding M13 family metallopeptidase, with translation MKKLTLSLFLLAGVCSLNLVNAQSKSNKAALAIADKTGASDKGLELKYMDKSVRPQDDFYNYVNGTWMKTAKIPSDKPTWGSFNKLADDTDNNSMTILNSLLKDKFEAGTEGKKIQDLYATYMNMDKRNADGIKPIQENISKIDAIKNLTDLQNYLTSVTKEGENTFYAWGVDADLKDSKMNAVYLGNASLGLGRDYYQKVNEKNTEAIAEYQKYVASMLKELGYKNAEAAAKGIVDYEKSIAQTYLTNEQSRDNTLQYNPETMAQLSALVKNVNLPAYLKAVGVNTDKVIIGELGYYKNLDKFISTENLPVIKDYLKFHMIHGSASYLSQKLGDMKFAFYGKYLRGQQEQRALNKRGYELINGSLGEAFGKLYVEKYFPAEAKAQMVELIDYLKKSFAVHINGLTWMSATTKEKALTKLNKFTVKVAYPDKWKDYSKLNIVSEAKGGNLYSNLQNIGEWQYNKDLAKIGKPVDKSEWGMTPQTVNAYYNPVNNEIVFPAAILQPPFFNPKADAAVNFGGIGAVIGHEMSHGFDDSGAQFDADGNLVDWWTPEDKANFEKATKALASQYDKYEPVKGTNVNGTFTNGENIADLGGVNIAYDALQMYLKDKGNPGSISGYTQDQRFFLSWATVWRTLSSEKYMVNQVKTDPHSPGYFRSFGPLSNVDAFYKAFDVKPGDKLYKAPQDRIKIW, from the coding sequence ATGAAAAAATTAACTCTTTCCTTGTTTTTATTAGCAGGAGTTTGTTCACTGAATCTGGTGAATGCTCAGTCTAAATCAAATAAAGCAGCGTTGGCTATTGCTGATAAAACCGGTGCTTCAGATAAAGGTTTAGAACTGAAATATATGGACAAATCTGTTCGTCCGCAAGATGATTTTTACAACTACGTGAACGGTACGTGGATGAAGACAGCCAAAATTCCTTCTGATAAACCAACCTGGGGAAGTTTCAACAAACTGGCTGATGATACAGATAATAATTCAATGACGATCCTGAATTCCCTTCTGAAAGATAAATTCGAAGCAGGAACCGAAGGTAAAAAGATCCAGGATCTGTACGCTACGTACATGAATATGGATAAGAGAAATGCAGACGGCATAAAGCCTATTCAGGAAAATATCAGCAAGATCGATGCGATTAAAAATCTTACGGATCTTCAGAATTATCTTACTTCTGTGACGAAAGAGGGCGAAAACACTTTCTACGCGTGGGGAGTGGACGCAGATTTGAAAGATTCTAAAATGAATGCTGTTTACTTAGGCAATGCTTCTCTCGGTTTAGGAAGAGATTATTACCAGAAAGTAAACGAAAAAAATACCGAAGCTATTGCTGAATATCAGAAGTATGTAGCTTCTATGCTGAAAGAATTAGGATACAAAAATGCTGAGGCTGCTGCAAAAGGTATCGTAGATTACGAAAAAAGTATTGCCCAGACTTACCTTACAAACGAGCAGAGTCGTGATAACACCCTGCAGTACAATCCTGAAACCATGGCTCAACTTTCCGCTTTGGTGAAAAACGTAAACCTTCCTGCTTATCTTAAAGCGGTGGGGGTAAACACCGATAAAGTAATTATCGGAGAACTTGGATACTATAAAAACTTAGATAAATTTATCAGTACAGAGAATCTTCCTGTCATTAAGGATTACCTTAAATTCCACATGATCCACGGAAGCGCTTCTTACCTGAGCCAGAAGTTAGGAGACATGAAATTTGCTTTCTACGGTAAATATTTAAGAGGTCAGCAGGAGCAGAGAGCGTTAAACAAAAGAGGATATGAGCTGATCAACGGTTCTTTGGGTGAGGCTTTCGGAAAGCTGTATGTTGAAAAATATTTTCCGGCAGAAGCTAAAGCGCAGATGGTTGAACTTATTGACTATTTAAAGAAAAGTTTTGCTGTTCACATCAATGGTTTAACATGGATGTCAGCGACGACAAAGGAAAAAGCTTTGACGAAACTGAACAAATTTACAGTGAAAGTAGCTTATCCGGACAAATGGAAAGATTATTCCAAATTAAACATCGTATCCGAAGCTAAAGGCGGAAATTTGTATTCCAACCTTCAGAATATCGGAGAGTGGCAGTATAATAAGGATTTAGCCAAAATCGGAAAGCCGGTGGATAAATCGGAGTGGGGAATGACTCCACAGACGGTTAATGCTTACTACAACCCGGTAAACAACGAAATCGTATTCCCGGCTGCTATCCTTCAGCCTCCTTTCTTTAATCCTAAAGCAGATGCTGCCGTTAATTTCGGAGGAATCGGTGCTGTAATCGGTCACGAAATGAGCCACGGATTTGATGATTCAGGTGCACAGTTCGATGCAGATGGGAATTTAGTAGACTGGTGGACTCCTGAAGATAAAGCCAACTTCGAAAAAGCGACCAAAGCGCTTGCTTCTCAATACGACAAATATGAGCCTGTAAAAGGAACCAACGTTAACGGAACGTTCACGAACGGGGAAAATATTGCTGACTTAGGCGGGGTGAACATCGCTTATGACGCACTTCAGATGTATCTGAAAGATAAAGGCAACCCTGGTTCCATCAGTGGTTACACTCAGGATCAGAGATTCTTCTTAAGCTGGGCAACCGTATGGAGAACATTATCAAGTGAAAAATATATGGTAAACCAGGTGAAAACAGATCCGCATTCTCCGGGATATTTCAGAAGTTTTGGGCCGTTATCCAATGTTGATGCTTTCTACAAAGCGTTTGATGTGAAACCGGGTGACAAATTATACAAAGCTCCTCAGGACAGAATTAAAATCTGGTAA
- a CDS encoding M13 family metallopeptidase, giving the protein MKKLNIGILAFSGLVFLNSCGATKTTGSTNAETSVAVAEPVKKEEVKEEGITLSYMDKSVRPQDDFFSYVNGNWVKTTQIPADKANWGSFNALRENVDDASLDILNKILSESYAEGSEGQKIQNLYASFMDTSKRNAEGLAPIKGDLAKIDAIKNLNDLQKYLLEATRLGDNSFYGWRVGADMKNSTMNAVYLGGPDLGLGRDYYQKVNEANTKTLAEYQTYVGKLFGVLGYKKSDAAAKNVVDFEKQLANYLLTLEQNRDANLRYNPKTVAELPALVKNVNLAKYLTDAGVKTDKVIVGELKYYQNMDQFLTQKNLPLLKDYLKYHLINGNASNLDENLEQIRFDFYAKYLQGQKEQRPMNKRGLSLVNGVLGEAFGKLYVEKYFTPEAKAQMETYIQYILKSFKTHINDMDWMSPVTKVKAQEKLSKFTVKIAYPDKWKDYTPLKVESPKQGATLYSNLQNVAAWQYQKSLDKVGKPVDKTEWGMTPQTVNAYYSGSNNEIVFPAAILQPPFYNPKADAAVNFGGIGAVIGHEISHGFDDSGSRFDGDGNLNNWWTDEDRKNFDAKVAQLASQYSAYEPVKGSFVNGKFTSGENIGDLGGVAVAYDALQMYLKDNGNPGLISGFTQDQRFFMSWATVWRTKATDQYMINQVKTDPHSPGVFRAYGPLVNQDAFIKAFDIKPGDKMYKAPQDRIKIW; this is encoded by the coding sequence ATGAAAAAGCTGAATATCGGAATACTTGCCTTTTCCGGGCTGGTATTCTTAAACTCGTGTGGTGCGACAAAAACAACCGGCAGTACCAATGCTGAAACCTCAGTAGCCGTTGCAGAACCAGTGAAAAAGGAAGAAGTAAAAGAGGAGGGAATCACTTTATCTTATATGGATAAAAGCGTTCGCCCACAGGATGACTTTTTTAGCTACGTTAATGGAAACTGGGTGAAAACTACTCAGATTCCTGCTGATAAAGCGAATTGGGGCTCCTTCAATGCATTAAGAGAAAATGTAGATGACGCCTCTTTAGATATCCTGAACAAAATTTTGTCCGAATCTTATGCGGAAGGCTCTGAAGGACAAAAAATTCAGAACCTGTATGCCTCTTTTATGGATACGTCAAAGAGAAATGCCGAAGGCTTAGCACCTATAAAAGGAGATCTGGCTAAAATTGACGCCATTAAAAATCTTAATGATCTTCAGAAATATCTTTTGGAAGCGACCAGGTTGGGTGACAACTCTTTTTATGGATGGAGAGTGGGTGCCGATATGAAAAATTCTACGATGAATGCCGTCTATCTTGGCGGTCCGGATCTCGGATTAGGAAGAGATTATTACCAGAAAGTAAATGAAGCCAATACCAAAACTCTTGCAGAATACCAAACCTATGTAGGAAAATTATTCGGGGTTTTAGGATATAAAAAATCAGATGCAGCTGCTAAAAACGTAGTGGATTTTGAAAAGCAGCTGGCTAATTATTTACTGACCCTTGAGCAAAACAGGGATGCGAATCTAAGATACAATCCTAAGACAGTGGCTGAGCTGCCTGCCCTGGTGAAAAATGTAAATCTTGCAAAATATCTGACAGATGCCGGCGTAAAAACAGATAAAGTAATCGTCGGGGAATTGAAGTATTATCAGAATATGGATCAGTTCCTAACCCAGAAAAATCTCCCTTTGCTGAAAGATTATCTCAAATATCATTTAATTAACGGTAATGCCAGCAATTTAGATGAAAATTTGGAGCAGATAAGATTTGACTTCTATGCAAAATATCTTCAGGGACAGAAAGAGCAGCGTCCGATGAATAAAAGAGGTCTGTCTCTTGTCAACGGCGTTTTGGGAGAAGCATTCGGAAAATTATATGTTGAGAAATATTTTACTCCTGAAGCAAAAGCGCAGATGGAGACTTATATCCAGTATATTTTAAAATCATTCAAGACCCACATTAATGATATGGATTGGATGTCTCCAGTTACAAAAGTAAAAGCTCAGGAAAAATTATCAAAATTCACCGTGAAAATCGCTTATCCCGACAAATGGAAGGATTATACTCCATTAAAAGTGGAGTCTCCGAAGCAAGGGGCAACACTGTATTCCAATCTTCAGAATGTGGCCGCGTGGCAGTACCAAAAGAGTCTGGATAAAGTAGGAAAACCGGTCGATAAAACAGAGTGGGGCATGACTCCACAGACGGTAAATGCCTACTACAGCGGTTCAAATAATGAAATTGTTTTTCCGGCAGCCATTCTCCAGCCCCCTTTCTATAATCCAAAGGCAGATGCCGCAGTGAATTTCGGTGGCATCGGTGCCGTGATCGGTCACGAAATCTCTCATGGATTTGACGACAGCGGATCCAGATTTGACGGGGACGGAAATTTAAATAACTGGTGGACGGATGAAGACCGTAAAAATTTCGATGCGAAAGTAGCGCAGCTGGCCAGTCAGTACAGCGCCTATGAACCGGTAAAAGGAAGCTTTGTAAACGGTAAGTTTACAAGTGGTGAAAATATTGGTGATCTCGGTGGAGTTGCTGTAGCCTATGATGCGCTGCAAATGTATCTTAAGGATAACGGAAATCCCGGACTCATCAGTGGGTTTACCCAGGATCAGAGATTCTTTATGAGCTGGGCGACCGTGTGGAGAACTAAAGCGACCGATCAGTACATGATCAATCAGGTAAAAACGGATCCGCACTCTCCAGGTGTTTTCAGAGCCTACGGCCCGTTGGTGAATCAGGATGCGTTTATAAAAGCGTTCGATATCAAACCGGGGGACAAAATGTATAAGGCACCTCAGGACAGAATAAAAATTTGGTAA
- a CDS encoding type VI secretion system contractile sheath small subunit has translation MAMFNYGVGGNEVKVDANEAIQEIQENKSLIVSQLTTDESYVPEIVTGLKTVDDVFKHFQPSVSVQHETEDGNVVEEEFRFQNLADFTPKNLTQKSDYLQNLSMEQEQYNKIVRQLKTNKILRNMLENDQTRAAFVEVLKEVAQELEK, from the coding sequence ATGGCAATGTTTAATTATGGCGTTGGCGGAAACGAAGTGAAAGTAGACGCTAATGAAGCTATTCAGGAAATTCAGGAGAATAAATCTCTGATTGTAAGCCAGCTTACGACAGATGAATCTTATGTTCCTGAAATTGTAACGGGACTAAAGACTGTGGACGACGTCTTCAAACATTTCCAGCCTTCTGTAAGCGTGCAGCACGAGACGGAGGACGGCAATGTAGTGGAAGAGGAGTTCCGTTTTCAGAATCTTGCGGACTTCACCCCGAAAAATCTTACCCAGAAATCAGATTATTTACAGAACCTCAGCATGGAACAGGAGCAGTATAACAAAATTGTCCGACAGCTGAAAACAAATAAAATTCTGCGTAATATGCTGGAAAACGATCAGACCAGAGCTGCATTCGTAGAAGTATTAAAAGAAGTGGCACAAGAACTTGAAAAATAA